GCAGCGCTTAAGACGGGATGCTTATGAAATCCATTTGGGGAAGCTATAATTACGGCATCAATATCTGCTCGTTGACACAATGCTTCAATATCAGGTTCAACCTCACTATCTAATTCTTTGGCAACCACTTCTGCATTATTTGGATCATATACCGCTACAATCTTCGCATCTTCTAAACTGTTAAGTATTCTTGCAAGACCTGCTCCAAAATAGCCTGTCCCTACTACTCCATAGTTGATTTGACTCATATTTATTCTCCTCTCAATATAAACAATTGTTATTTTCCTGCTCCATCCGATAAACCGCCTGCAATCTTATTTTGGATAATCATAAAGAATATAATAGAAGGTAAAATGACAATTACAGATGCGGCCATCATTTCTCCCCAATCCAATACTTCTGAACCTGTTAAGGAATACAATGCCACTGATATTGGCATCTTTTCAGAACTATTTATAAGCAGCAAGGCAAATAAAAACTCATTCCACGTATTGATAAAGGTATAAATAGCAGTTGCCACTACACCTGGCGCTACGATTGGTAGCACGACTTGCAGAAAGGTACGCACTATCCCTGCTCCATCCACCTTTGCAGCTTCCTCTATTTCTAATGGAACGGTTTGAAAGAATCCAATAAGCATCCAAATCGCATAAGGAATTGAAAAGGAAAGATACGTTATGACTAGTCCCGTCCATGTATTTACTAAACCTACAGATACGATAATAATCGAATATGGGACTGCCAAAAGAATAGGCGGGAACATATAAGTCGTGATTAAGATTTTAGTCATTTTCTTTCCTGCCTTCGGAAAGAAACGAACAATGCCATATGCCCCTAACGCGGACACTACGATGGTAATGAATGTAGCTGAAAAAGATACTAATAAGCTGTTTTTTATATTGGTAGTAAATGATAAGTCATTTAACACCCTGAAATAGTAATCAAATGTTATTTTTTCAGGAAAGAATGAGAGTGGATTATTAGCCATTTCCCCTGAGGACTTTACTGACGATAAAATAATCCAAAGTAACGGGAAGACCGACACGATAGCTAATAAAGTCAAATAAATATAATTCATTGTTGTAGATAGTTTGCTTTTTCCTACCATCATCGATCCTCCCTTTCCCATTTATCGAGTAATTTAAAGTACAAGAAACAAATACCAAGTAAAAATAATAATAAAATGACGGTAATGGCAGAAGCGACGCCAAGCTGCTTCATACCCCATCCTGCTTTAAATGCAAAGATTGGCAATGTTGTCGTAATATCTGAAGGTCCCCCTCCAGTAATTAAGTATAGGATGTCAAAGTTATTAAAGACCCAAATCGTTCTTAAAACTAATAATAAACCGATAACGACACGAATATGTCTTAGCGTAATATGCCAAAATACTTGAAACGAGGATGCCCCATCCATTTGGGCTGCTTCGTACTGTTCTGATGGAACCGTCTTCAAAGCTGATAAAATATTAACCATAAACAACGGTGCTCCAAACCAAATATTTATTAATACTACAACGATAAAAGCTAAATCTGGATTAGCTAGAAAGTTAATATTTGCGTCTGTTATTCCAAGTTTAGTAAGTAAATTAGGTAAAAATCCGTATACATCGTTTAAAATATATTTCCATGAAAAGGCAATGACGATTGCTGGAAATGCCCACGGAATTATCAATAAAGTTCGATAAAGTCCGGTGAATTTTGGAATTCTATTTAAGGCTAATGCAGCAGTAAAACCAATAAATAATTGCCCTGCTAATGACAAAACAGTCCATTTTATAGAATTCATAAAAGCCCTATAAAAATCTGGATTGGTTAAAACAAATTTAAAGTTTTCTAACCATACAAAGTCATAAAATGGACGGATTAAATTTTTCGAAGTAAAACTAAAATAGATACTCGAAAAGATTGGATAGATTAATAGTAAAATAACTATTAGTACAGAAGGTAAAACGAATAGCATACCTGTCAAATTAAAAGACTTAAGTTTTTTTTCCATATCTCGTCTCCTTTCCTGTTATGTAAAGACCTGTTACAATTACGCCTCAATGTAATGGTCTCCAAATTTTATTGAGCCATCGCACCTTAAAGAAGTGTGAAACAAGTTAAAAAACAAACGCCCTCATAATTCATGAGAGCGTCGTAAGTTGTGTATTCCGAGCCCTGCTTATTTACCTAACATCTTAAATAAGTCATTTAATTCCTTTTCGGCCTTTTCAGCAGCTTCTTTTACAGGTACATCTTTAAGAACAATATCCTGGAACATTTTCTCAATAACGCCTTGACTCACGATAACACCTGATTGTAAGGTAGGACCGTTCTCCATACCGATTGCAGTCCCTTTATCTACGGCTGCGCTAATAACTTTTACGGCATTATCAAATTTCTGGATAGTCGGATTATTTAAGAATTCTGGGTCCTCAGCAATGTCTTTTAAAGCTGGTAGCATTCCTGCTGGTACTGAATGTAAGAACTTAATATATTCTTCTTTTTCATATAAGCTTTCTACAAATGCCTTAGCGATTTCAGGGTGCTTACTATTTTTCCACACTACAACTGGAATGTTAGATGTTTCAATTCCGTTTTCTGGATCATTCGCATTAATTTTTGGCATTGGCGCAGCATCAATTTTATCGAGCAACTGTGGAGAATTCGTTTCCACTCCACCGATTTGGAAGCCGCTATTAAAGTCAAACGCAGTTTTTCCTTGATAGTATAAATTAGCTTGATCTAATACTTTATAATTGACTGAACCTTCAGGTGATGTAGATTTATACATATTTATCCAGTAATTAATACCATCAATTGCGGCTTTACTTGTTAAGTTTGCTTTTCCATCTTTCGTTATTAACGTTTCACCAGCTGAACGAACATAAAAATTCAAGAATCTTGTTGCCATCATGTCACCAGATCCCATTGGCACTGATAATCCATAAACATTAGGAGCATTATTTAACTTTTTAGCAGTTTCATATAGTTCATCCCATGTTTTTGGCACTTCCAATCCTGCTTCTTCTAATAAATCTTTTCTATACCACATCACTTGCGCATGTGAATACAGTGGGATAGAGTAATTATTTTCATCCACTGTTCCTTCTTTTAGAGGGGCTTCATAAAAACGATCCCTACCAATGTTATCAATGACATCATTTAATGGCACAAGTGCATCAACATCAATTAATTCAACGACATGGTTTGGCAATGCTGTACTCACATCTGGAACTTGTCCAGATTGCAAACCTGTTGTCCATTTCGTATAAAATTCAGGCCACGCAAAAGTTTCGATTTTTATTTTTACTTTTGAGTGTTCTTTCATAAATGAATCTGCAGCTGCTTGCATAAATTCTAATCTTGGTCCCTGTGTGAAGGAATGCCAAACTGTGATTTCCCCTTCAAATTCCCCTGAAGAGCTTTGGTTTGTTGTTGCTTCATTTTCTCCACCGCTACAAGCAGTAGTAATCATCATAGCTAATATGACGAACAACACTAACATTTTCTTTTTCATTCAAATACCACCCCTTCAATATTTATAGATATGAAAAGTAATACAAACTAACTTATAACAACGCTTGTATAACGTTTAGCGATTGCTCCATCGATTCTATCCTTCATGACCTCTATAGTATGTAATTTCATGCTGGAATTTCTTCTAATGGAGTACTTACTCTTCCCATGAGAAAATGGAATGCACCAATACCTCTTTTATTTTCTATTAACTTCTTAAAAAGCTTTATAGAAAGATTAAAACAATATAAAGACTGAAATTTCAGATATATATAGTTAAAGGACTAGCGCGCAAACACCGTACATTCCTCCGTTAATAATGCTCCTAGGTGGGCAATTAATGTGCATTTTCATTTGAGATTCAAACTTTGATAAATACATTCTCCAATATACATGCCTACATAATGCATGTGTACCCCATTTTCTAGGTCGTCATAACAAGCATAAAAAGCTGGAAAAACTTATTTAAATCTCTTTAATGTTATTTTCTCCCTCCCGCTTTTCAATAATTATCTGTTACCGCTTTCAAATGAAATATACCAAATTAAAAATTAATTGTAAATAATTTTCTTTATATTTTAAATTTTTGAAAAAAAAATCCACCAATAATTAAGCTATTTAATCGCATTCAAACAAAGAATATTGTAAGCAACATAAGGGTTTCACAGTCTTTTTACTGTGAATGACAAGTTGATTTCATTGGGTAATTTTAAAAAATGTTAATGTTGAGAATTTTCGGAATATATGTATAATTCACTTGTGTACGCATTTCATTTGAGGAAAATATATTCCTACACTTTAATATGTAGGACAAAATCCTTATTATTCAGTATGTTTTAATGCGTTAATTTTGTAAGGAGGTGTTATTATTCGATTTTGTCCTTTTGCTGTAAAAGAACAGACCTAGTCACTTAAAGCTGTAAGGCGTAACAACATATCTTTAACACGTACTAGCTTTCGCTTCACAAATTTAAACGATAGGATTTTAACGCACATTTCAGAAAATCTACTTCAACTGGAAACTCTTTTTACAGGAGCTCTTAAATAAATATACGAGGAGGCATAAATATGAAATATACTTTTAAAGTAATCGGTATCTCTACACTGCTCTTAGGGCTTGGTTTTGGTCAAGTGAGTCCAACACATGCAAGTGCAGAAACGAATGTTACAAGTAATCAAACACAATACGTTAGTACACCAATTTTTGAAAAAAATAATATAGTGTTAAATAACCAAGGATTAGATGTAACGAATGAACTACAACAAGCACTTACATCGGAAAGTTCTACAATAATCATTAAGTTTAAGTCCAACAATCAAAATGCATTGCAAGCTTTGTTTGGAATATCAAATAAAGACACTGGCTATAAAAATAATTATTTTGATATTTTTTTACGAAATAACGGTGAATTGGGTGTCGAAGTAAGAGACGCTAATGCAAGTATTAATTATCTGATTGCAAGACCCGCTTCTCTATGGGGGAAAGATGAGAATGGAGAGGTTTCTAACACTGTAGCATTTGTTTCAAACTCACAACAGGGTATGTATGCGTTGTATGCTAATGGTGAAAAAATTATTGAAAGTAAAGCTTCAAATTTTAAACCGATTAACAAAATTTCAGGAGCAAATTCCTTTGTTTTAGGTGGAGTTAACCGAGAAGGAAAACTAGACTTTAAGTTTAATGGAGAAATAGAATCCCTAAAAATATTTAATGAATCTTTATCCAATGACCAACTGATCAATGAAACGACAAATTCCACTACAAACAACTTGATTTTTAAAGCTGGCGATACAACAAAAGCTAATTATTTCAGAATTCCTGCTTTATATACGCTAAGTAATGGCAGAGTTCTTGCTAGTGTGGATGCTAGATACGGAGGGACACATGATTCTAAAAGCAAAATAAATATTGCTACCTCATATAGTGATGACAATGGGGTTACTTGGTCCAATCCCAAACTAGCCTTAAAATTTGATGACTATGCAGAACAAACAATTGATTGGCCTAGGGATGACGTAGGTAAAAATATTCAAATAAGTGGTAGTGCCTCTTTTATTGATTCTGCATTAGTGGAGGATAAACAGAACAATAAGGTAATTTTGATGTCTGATTTTATGCCAGCTGGTATTGGAAATCAGAATGCATTAAAAACGAATTCAGGTTACAAATCAATAAATGGACAGTTCTATCTAAAATTGAAATATGGCTCTGAATCGGCATATAATTATTCCATTCGT
The genomic region above belongs to Lysinibacillus sp. FSL W8-0992 and contains:
- a CDS encoding carbohydrate ABC transporter permease produces the protein MMVGKSKLSTTMNYIYLTLLAIVSVFPLLWIILSSVKSSGEMANNPLSFFPEKITFDYYFRVLNDLSFTTNIKNSLLVSFSATFITIVVSALGAYGIVRFFPKAGKKMTKILITTYMFPPILLAVPYSIIIVSVGLVNTWTGLVITYLSFSIPYAIWMLIGFFQTVPLEIEEAAKVDGAGIVRTFLQVVLPIVAPGVVATAIYTFINTWNEFLFALLLINSSEKMPISVALYSLTGSEVLDWGEMMAASVIVILPSIIFFMIIQNKIAGGLSDGAGK
- a CDS encoding carbohydrate ABC transporter permease, with the protein product MEKKLKSFNLTGMLFVLPSVLIVILLLIYPIFSSIYFSFTSKNLIRPFYDFVWLENFKFVLTNPDFYRAFMNSIKWTVLSLAGQLFIGFTAALALNRIPKFTGLYRTLLIIPWAFPAIVIAFSWKYILNDVYGFLPNLLTKLGITDANINFLANPDLAFIVVVLINIWFGAPLFMVNILSALKTVPSEQYEAAQMDGASSFQVFWHITLRHIRVVIGLLLVLRTIWVFNNFDILYLITGGGPSDITTTLPIFAFKAGWGMKQLGVASAITVILLLFLLGICFLYFKLLDKWEREDR
- a CDS encoding ABC transporter substrate-binding protein encodes the protein MKKKMLVLFVILAMMITTACSGGENEATTNQSSSGEFEGEITVWHSFTQGPRLEFMQAAADSFMKEHSKVKIKIETFAWPEFYTKWTTGLQSGQVPDVSTALPNHVVELIDVDALVPLNDVIDNIGRDRFYEAPLKEGTVDENNYSIPLYSHAQVMWYRKDLLEEAGLEVPKTWDELYETAKKLNNAPNVYGLSVPMGSGDMMATRFLNFYVRSAGETLITKDGKANLTSKAAIDGINYWINMYKSTSPEGSVNYKVLDQANLYYQGKTAFDFNSGFQIGGVETNSPQLLDKIDAAPMPKINANDPENGIETSNIPVVVWKNSKHPEIAKAFVESLYEKEEYIKFLHSVPAGMLPALKDIAEDPEFLNNPTIQKFDNAVKVISAAVDKGTAIGMENGPTLQSGVIVSQGVIEKMFQDIVLKDVPVKEAAEKAEKELNDLFKMLGK
- a CDS encoding exo-alpha-sialidase, with protein sequence MKYTFKVIGISTLLLGLGFGQVSPTHASAETNVTSNQTQYVSTPIFEKNNIVLNNQGLDVTNELQQALTSESSTIIIKFKSNNQNALQALFGISNKDTGYKNNYFDIFLRNNGELGVEVRDANASINYLIARPASLWGKDENGEVSNTVAFVSNSQQGMYALYANGEKIIESKASNFKPINKISGANSFVLGGVNREGKLDFKFNGEIESLKIFNESLSNDQLINETTNSTTNNLIFKAGDTTKANYFRIPALYTLSNGRVLASVDARYGGTHDSKSKINIATSYSDDNGVTWSNPKLALKFDDYAEQTIDWPRDDVGKNIQISGSASFIDSALVEDKQNNKVILMSDFMPAGIGNQNALKTNSGYKSINGQFYLKLKYGSESAYNYSIRENGVIYNDILNTPTEYSVDHYYNIKKNNEYLNVEQYSVKFENGNLIEYKNGNQVKMNIFYKDSLLKITPTNYIGYTTSDNSGETWNAPLLLPPFLGLNSNASYLSPGQGLVLADTNRIIFSSYASKQMVYIISDDNGLTWTHKTAPLPFTNATAEAQMVEIKPGVIQTYLRTTTGKIGYMTSLDSGDSWSEVKYLDIVENTSYGTQLSIIKYSQLINGKEAVILSTPNSTNGRRNGQLWVGFINQATNTIDWNHKYDVDYPQYGYSYSALTELPNHEIGLLYEKYDAWSRNELHLKNVLKYTTLTIDDIMN